Proteins found in one Mixophyes fleayi isolate aMixFle1 chromosome 8, aMixFle1.hap1, whole genome shotgun sequence genomic segment:
- the PLPP6 gene encoding polyisoprenoid diphosphate/phosphate phosphohydrolase PLPP6 isoform X1 yields MSGGIRCTPSAEASSGTTTEMPSPRVTRAANSNNSNPNGRFEFMSLLTNRTSVSEPMTTRIRTSDSPVHRKDSNCTSSPQQQLPEEDCMKLNPSFLGIALRSLLAIDLWLSKKMGVCARDGSSWGSARPMMKLVEISGHGIPWIFGTLYCLYKSDSSAGQEVILNLLFALLLDIILVGVVKGIVKRRRPIHNRMDMFATFSVDKYSFPSGHATRAAMVSRFMLNHLVLAVPVRILVMLWAIVVSLSRVMLGRHNVTDVLFGFFMGHMQYSLVEYLWLSPNTLPALFKM; encoded by the exons ATGAGTGGAGGTATCCGCTGCACACCAAGCGCTGAG GCCAGTAGTGGTACTACAACAGAGATGCCTAGTCCAAGAGTCACAAGAGCAGCCAACTCCAACAATTCTAATCCCAATGGAAGATTTGAATTCATGTCTCTACTGACTAACAGGACAAGCGTTTCAGAACCGATGACAACTCGTATTCGAACATCAGACAGTCCAGTTCACCGCAAGGACTCCAACTGCACTTCTTCACCTCAGCAGCAGCTTCCAGAGGAAGACTGCATGAAATTAAACCCATCTTTTCTTGGAATTGCACTTAGGTCACTGCTGGCTATTGACCTTTGGTTGTCCAAGAAAATGGGAGTGTGTGCAAGGGATGGTTCTTCCTGGGGTAGTGCCCGTCCTATGATGAAGTTAGTGGAGATATCAGGCCATGGTATACCCTGGATTTTTGGCACACTCTATTGCTTGTACAAAAGTGACAGCTCAGCTGGACAAGAGGTCATACTTAACCTGCTCTTTG CACTACTACTGGATATCATTCTTGTAGGGGTAGTGAAAGGAATTGTGAAGCGTCGACGACCTATACACAATCGCATGGACATGTTCGCTACCTTCTCTGTGGACAAGTATTCCTTCCCTTCAGGTCATGCTACAAGAGCAGCAATGGTGTCTCGGTTTATGCTTAACCACTTGGTACTAGCTGTGCCAGTCAGGATCCTTGTGATGCTTTGGGCTATTGTGGTTAGTTTGTCCAGAGTCATGCTGGGTAGACACAATGTAACTGATGTGTTATTTGGCTTTTTCATGGGGCACATGCAATATAGTTTGGTTGAATATCTCTGGCTGTCGCCAAACACTTTACCTGCCCTATTCAAAATGTGA
- the PLPP6 gene encoding polyisoprenoid diphosphate/phosphate phosphohydrolase PLPP6 isoform X2, which translates to MPSPRVTRAANSNNSNPNGRFEFMSLLTNRTSVSEPMTTRIRTSDSPVHRKDSNCTSSPQQQLPEEDCMKLNPSFLGIALRSLLAIDLWLSKKMGVCARDGSSWGSARPMMKLVEISGHGIPWIFGTLYCLYKSDSSAGQEVILNLLFALLLDIILVGVVKGIVKRRRPIHNRMDMFATFSVDKYSFPSGHATRAAMVSRFMLNHLVLAVPVRILVMLWAIVVSLSRVMLGRHNVTDVLFGFFMGHMQYSLVEYLWLSPNTLPALFKM; encoded by the exons ATGCCTAGTCCAAGAGTCACAAGAGCAGCCAACTCCAACAATTCTAATCCCAATGGAAGATTTGAATTCATGTCTCTACTGACTAACAGGACAAGCGTTTCAGAACCGATGACAACTCGTATTCGAACATCAGACAGTCCAGTTCACCGCAAGGACTCCAACTGCACTTCTTCACCTCAGCAGCAGCTTCCAGAGGAAGACTGCATGAAATTAAACCCATCTTTTCTTGGAATTGCACTTAGGTCACTGCTGGCTATTGACCTTTGGTTGTCCAAGAAAATGGGAGTGTGTGCAAGGGATGGTTCTTCCTGGGGTAGTGCCCGTCCTATGATGAAGTTAGTGGAGATATCAGGCCATGGTATACCCTGGATTTTTGGCACACTCTATTGCTTGTACAAAAGTGACAGCTCAGCTGGACAAGAGGTCATACTTAACCTGCTCTTTG CACTACTACTGGATATCATTCTTGTAGGGGTAGTGAAAGGAATTGTGAAGCGTCGACGACCTATACACAATCGCATGGACATGTTCGCTACCTTCTCTGTGGACAAGTATTCCTTCCCTTCAGGTCATGCTACAAGAGCAGCAATGGTGTCTCGGTTTATGCTTAACCACTTGGTACTAGCTGTGCCAGTCAGGATCCTTGTGATGCTTTGGGCTATTGTGGTTAGTTTGTCCAGAGTCATGCTGGGTAGACACAATGTAACTGATGTGTTATTTGGCTTTTTCATGGGGCACATGCAATATAGTTTGGTTGAATATCTCTGGCTGTCGCCAAACACTTTACCTGCCCTATTCAAAATGTGA